CAGTTAAAATTAAATGAACTCGTTGCATCCAATGAATCATCCAGTAATAGTTTGGTAGATATTGAAAGTATGACCGAAGAGGAAATGATCATCATCCAGAAATATTACCATCGTTTAAGTGAATTAGCCAAAAAAGATGAAAGTATTAAAACTTCTCATTCTATAGCCGAAGCTCATGAACTTCATAATCGTAAGCAACAGAAAAATAATAAACCTATAAATAAAAAAACTACCAAAAGTCCCACCAAAAACAACACCAAAAAATGAAATTAAGTTCAACCGAAACTTATTGGCCTCTAAAAAATGCCATGAAGCACAGTTATCCCTCCATTGATACGGATCTCACTACTGATATTCTAATTATTGGCGGAGGAATTACTGGAGCGCTGACCGCTTATAAGCTGGTCAATGAAGGAAAAAGAATTATACTGGTAGACCGACGCGACGTTTGCGGAGGAAGCACCTCCGGAAGCACCGCATTGCTGCAGTATGAAATTGATGTCCCTTTACATCAGCTTATTAAACTACGAGGCGCCAAATGTGCTGTAGACAGTTACCA
This portion of the Flavobacterium panacagri genome encodes:
- a CDS encoding low affinity iron permease family protein encodes the protein MKSKSQHNNSAFEKFATKVSKAAGSTTAFISAFIIVVAWAVSGPIFDYSETWQLVINTGTTIITFLMVFLIQKAQNKDSLAIQLKLNELVASNESSSNSLVDIESMTEEEMIIIQKYYHRLSELAKKDESIKTSHSIAEAHELHNRKQQKNNKPINKKTTKSPTKNNTKK